In Janthinobacterium rivuli, a single genomic region encodes these proteins:
- a CDS encoding phosphatidate cytidylyltransferase — MLKTRIITALVLLAVLLPVLYLNYFPAFAVIATAFFGAAIWESFRIFKNRQALLIAAIWTAAFAYTFFVGNGMAQLNFWFALCVAIWLIRFVPSLATGLPPTEGLGNTLLSLVYPVTIVGCFVAIIALFLHSPLYLLSVMALVWIADIGAYFSGKAFGKRKLAPSISPGKSWEGAIGGGIAVLVISAITIVAAPSLPVLQDTFAVQLQLRRGWPVALLVLLLIVAASIVGDLFESQLKRRAGIKDSSNLLPGHGGVLDRIDALIPVLPFAALVASWL; from the coding sequence ATGCTGAAAACACGGATAATCACCGCCCTGGTCTTGTTGGCGGTCTTGCTGCCGGTTCTGTATCTGAATTATTTCCCCGCCTTCGCCGTGATCGCCACGGCGTTCTTCGGCGCCGCCATCTGGGAAAGCTTCCGCATCTTCAAAAATCGCCAGGCGCTGCTGATTGCCGCCATCTGGACCGCCGCCTTCGCATATACGTTTTTTGTCGGCAACGGCATGGCGCAGCTCAATTTCTGGTTCGCCCTGTGCGTGGCCATCTGGCTGATCCGCTTCGTGCCCTCGCTGGCGACGGGCTTGCCGCCCACCGAAGGCCTGGGCAATACCTTGCTCAGCCTGGTGTACCCGGTGACCATCGTCGGCTGTTTTGTTGCCATCATCGCCCTGTTCCTGCATAGCCCCTTGTACCTGCTGTCCGTCATGGCCCTCGTGTGGATCGCCGATATCGGCGCCTACTTCTCGGGCAAGGCTTTCGGCAAGCGCAAGCTGGCGCCAAGTATTTCCCCCGGTAAATCCTGGGAAGGCGCCATCGGCGGCGGTATCGCCGTGCTCGTCATCTCCGCCATCACCATCGTGGCCGCGCCATCGCTGCCGGTCTTGCAAGACACCTTTGCCGTGCAGCTGCAATTGCGCCGCGGCTGGCCGGTGGCCTTGCTGGTGCTGCTGCTGATCGTCGCCGCCAGCATCGTCGGCGACCTGTTCGAATCCCAATTGAAGCGCCGCGCCGGCATCAAGGACAGCAGCAACCTGCTGCCTGGCCATGGCGGCGTACTCGACCGTATCGATGCCTTGATCCCGGTCCTGCCATTTGCCGCCCTCGTGGCCAGCTGGCTTTAA
- the frr gene encoding ribosome recycling factor yields MSLADVKKNTQERMTKSLETLRADLAKVRTGRAHTGILDHVMVDYYGSPTALTQVANVTLIDARTIGVQPYEKKMANTIEKAIRDADLGLNPSAQGDLIRVPTPPLTEERRKEMVKLVKSEAEDAKIAVRNIRRDANESLKKLVKEKACSEDDERRSSEEVQKLTDKFIADIDKMVVDKEKEVLTV; encoded by the coding sequence ATGTCCTTAGCTGACGTTAAAAAGAACACCCAGGAACGCATGACGAAGTCGCTGGAAACACTGCGGGCCGATCTGGCCAAAGTGCGTACCGGCCGCGCCCATACGGGTATCCTGGACCACGTGATGGTCGATTACTACGGTTCGCCGACGGCGCTGACCCAGGTCGCCAACGTGACCCTGATCGATGCGCGTACCATCGGTGTGCAGCCGTACGAAAAGAAGATGGCCAACACCATCGAAAAAGCCATCCGCGACGCCGACCTGGGCCTGAACCCGTCGGCACAGGGCGACCTGATCCGCGTTCCGACGCCGCCGCTGACGGAAGAGCGCCGCAAGGAAATGGTCAAGCTGGTCAAGAGCGAAGCGGAAGACGCGAAGATTGCCGTGCGTAACATTCGCCGCGATGCGAACGAGTCGCTGAAGAAGCTGGTCAAGGAAAAAGCCTGCTCCGAGGACGATGAGCGCCGCTCGTCGGAAGAAGTGCAGAAGCTGACGGACAAGTTTATTGCCGACATCGACAAGATGGTCGTCGACAAAGAAAAAGAAGTGCTGACGGTCTAG
- the tsf gene encoding translation elongation factor Ts: protein MAAITAAMVGELRGKTDAPMMECKKALTEAEGDMARAEEILRVKLGGKASKASARITAEGVVATYIANGVGALVEVNSETDFVAKNDDFLALANNAARLVAEHNPADVAALLALPLDGKTLEDVRAALIGKIGENMTIRRFQRFETSAKLASYLHGSRIGVIVEFDGADEQVGKDVAMHIAAMKPVSLSSNEVPAELIEKERSVAQLKAEEDAAKAAAEGKPAQSPEILAKRLEGSVQKFLKEVSLLNQAFVKNDKLSVEQMLKAANTSVKGFAMYVVGEGIEKKQDDFAAEVAAQMAASQGA, encoded by the coding sequence ATGGCAGCGATTACAGCAGCGATGGTAGGCGAATTGCGCGGCAAAACCGACGCACCAATGATGGAATGCAAAAAAGCACTGACCGAAGCCGAAGGCGACATGGCTCGTGCGGAAGAGATCCTGCGCGTCAAGCTGGGCGGCAAGGCATCGAAAGCATCGGCACGCATCACCGCTGAAGGCGTCGTGGCAACCTACATCGCCAACGGCGTAGGCGCCCTGGTCGAAGTGAACTCGGAAACCGACTTCGTTGCGAAAAACGACGATTTCCTGGCACTGGCCAACAACGCTGCCCGTCTGGTAGCGGAACACAATCCGGCTGACGTAGCTGCCCTGCTGGCCCTGCCACTCGATGGCAAGACCCTGGAAGACGTGCGCGCTGCCCTGATCGGCAAAATCGGCGAAAACATGACCATCCGCCGCTTCCAGCGTTTCGAAACCAGCGCCAAGCTGGCTTCGTACCTGCACGGTTCGCGCATTGGCGTGATCGTCGAATTCGACGGCGCCGATGAGCAAGTGGGTAAAGACGTGGCCATGCACATCGCTGCCATGAAGCCAGTGTCGCTGTCGTCGAACGAAGTTCCTGCGGAACTGATCGAAAAAGAGCGCTCGGTTGCACAACTGAAAGCCGAAGAAGACGCAGCCAAAGCGGCCGCCGAAGGCAAGCCAGCGCAATCGCCGGAAATCCTGGCCAAGCGCCTGGAAGGTTCCGTACAGAAGTTCCTGAAAGAAGTTTCCCTGCTGAACCAGGCTTTCGTGAAAAACGACAAGCTGTCGGTTGAGCAAATGCTGAAGGCGGCTAACACCAGCGTCAAAGGTTTCGCCATGTACGTAGTGGGCGAGGGCATCGAGAAGAAGCAAGACGACTTCGCAGCAGAAGTCGCAGCACAGATGGCTGCCTCCCAGGGAGCGTAA
- the uppS gene encoding polyprenyl diphosphate synthase, which produces MIYSSSTTAVPEVGTVPRHVAIIMDGNGRWATKRFLPRVAGHVKGADAVRGIVETCLERGVEYLTLFAFSSENWRRPEEEVSMLMRLFVTMLEREVVKMHANDIRLKVVGDLSRFNEQLQTLIANAERKTANNTRLTVSICANYGGRWDIMQAVNKMTAEAAVNGQPAAHAYTEEQLAPHLAMAYAPEPDLFIRTGGEQRISNFLLWQLAYTELFFTETFWPDFNDECLDAAIASYQQRERRFGRTSAQLTEKTN; this is translated from the coding sequence ATGATCTATTCGAGTTCGACAACGGCAGTACCTGAGGTCGGTACGGTGCCGCGCCATGTGGCAATCATTATGGATGGCAATGGTCGCTGGGCAACCAAACGCTTCCTGCCCCGCGTGGCTGGCCACGTCAAGGGCGCCGACGCCGTGCGCGGCATCGTCGAGACTTGCCTCGAACGCGGTGTCGAGTACCTGACCCTGTTTGCCTTCAGTTCTGAAAACTGGCGCCGCCCGGAAGAAGAGGTGTCGATGCTGATGCGCCTGTTCGTCACGATGCTGGAACGCGAAGTGGTCAAGATGCATGCCAACGATATCCGCCTGAAGGTGGTGGGCGACCTGTCGCGCTTCAATGAGCAGCTGCAAACCCTGATCGCCAATGCGGAGCGCAAGACGGCGAACAACACACGCCTGACGGTGTCCATCTGCGCCAATTACGGCGGCCGCTGGGACATCATGCAGGCAGTCAATAAAATGACGGCCGAGGCGGCAGTCAATGGCCAGCCCGCCGCACACGCTTACACGGAAGAGCAACTGGCGCCGCACCTGGCCATGGCCTACGCGCCCGAGCCCGACCTGTTCATCCGCACGGGCGGCGAGCAGCGCATTTCCAATTTCCTCCTGTGGCAACTGGCGTACACTGAGTTGTTTTTCACCGAGACTTTCTGGCCCGACTTCAATGACGAGTGCCTCGACGCGGCAATCGCGTCTTACCAGCAGCGCGAACGGCGCTTTGGCCGTACCAGCGCGCAATTAACTGAAAAGACAAACTGA
- the pyrH gene encoding UMP kinase, whose translation MSKPAYKRVLLKLSGEALMGDDPYGINRATIERMVADVAEVAKLGVELAIVIGGGNIFRGVAPGAQGMDRATADYMGMLATVMNALALADAMRHVGITARVMSAIGIEQVVEPYVRPKALQYLEEGKVVVFAAGTGNPFFTTDTAAALRGAEISAEIVLKATKVDGVYTADPQKDPNATLFHTITFDDAIAKHLQVMDATAFALCRDQKLPIKVFSITKPGALMRVIMGEDEGTLVHV comes from the coding sequence ATGTCAAAACCAGCCTACAAGCGCGTCCTCCTCAAGTTGTCCGGCGAAGCCCTGATGGGCGATGATCCCTACGGCATCAACCGCGCCACGATCGAGCGCATGGTGGCCGATGTGGCCGAGGTGGCGAAGTTGGGTGTGGAACTGGCAATCGTGATTGGCGGCGGCAATATTTTCCGCGGCGTCGCGCCTGGCGCGCAAGGCATGGACCGTGCCACCGCCGACTACATGGGCATGCTTGCCACGGTGATGAATGCCCTGGCCCTGGCCGATGCCATGCGCCACGTCGGCATTACCGCGCGCGTCATGTCGGCCATCGGCATCGAGCAAGTGGTCGAGCCGTACGTCCGCCCGAAAGCCCTGCAATACCTGGAAGAAGGTAAAGTGGTGGTCTTCGCCGCCGGCACCGGCAATCCGTTCTTCACCACCGACACGGCAGCTGCCCTGCGCGGTGCCGAGATCAGCGCCGAGATCGTCCTGAAGGCCACCAAGGTCGACGGCGTGTACACGGCCGATCCGCAGAAAGATCCGAACGCCACCCTGTTCCACACGATTACGTTCGACGACGCCATCGCCAAGCACCTGCAAGTGATGGATGCCACGGCATTCGCCCTGTGTCGCGACCAGAAACTGCCAATCAAAGTGTTTTCGATCACCAAGCCAGGCGCGCTGATGCGCGTCATCATGGGCGAAGACGAAGGCACGCTGGTTCACGTATAA